A genomic window from Cloacibacillus evryensis DSM 19522 includes:
- the ftsZ gene encoding cell division protein FtsZ: MPAENLYYREEEGLVLPGSADRSETDMSYEAEPKSQAVFKKAIKVIAVGGGGGNALNHIISRGIEGVDMLAVNTDIRSLEMSLCDSKIILGEQVTKGLGAGAIPEIGARAALESLNDIRAYLKGTDMVYLAAGMGGGTGTGAIPIIARAAKEMGILTVAVVTKPFSFEGKRRRRYAEEGIERLFPEVDALIVVPNDRLLDISHRATPITESFSLADEILRQAVQGVTDLVTRPGLVNVDFADLKTVMKGAGRSVMGIGSASGEDCVIKAVKNALESPLMECSMCGAKGVLMNITYRGELPLYEISRAAELVEDVISDDSNFIWGCVSDPLIENDVEITVVAAGFDESPALDVIPQAAKEEKPAAAPEPALTKSVAVIYEEAEAAAPAKETAETAPEPRYERRRPIERDAHVPAWLLEEEPAEVKAADGRRPTNYTRPSAYEAYENPTFVRRGNSLKKPQ; this comes from the coding sequence ATGCCGGCGGAAAATTTATATTACCGGGAAGAGGAAGGCCTTGTACTTCCCGGAAGCGCCGATAGATCGGAAACTGATATGTCATATGAAGCGGAACCGAAATCCCAAGCGGTCTTTAAAAAAGCGATAAAGGTCATAGCCGTGGGCGGCGGCGGCGGAAATGCCCTCAACCACATCATATCCCGCGGCATTGAGGGCGTTGATATGCTCGCCGTGAACACCGACATCCGTTCGCTTGAAATGTCGCTCTGCGATTCAAAGATAATCCTTGGAGAACAGGTCACGAAAGGGCTGGGCGCGGGGGCGATACCGGAGATCGGTGCGCGCGCCGCGCTTGAGTCGTTAAACGATATCCGGGCATACCTTAAAGGTACCGATATGGTCTACCTGGCGGCGGGAATGGGAGGCGGCACGGGAACGGGCGCCATCCCTATAATCGCGCGCGCCGCGAAAGAAATGGGCATCCTCACGGTGGCGGTCGTGACAAAACCCTTCTCGTTTGAGGGGAAGCGCCGCCGCCGCTATGCGGAAGAGGGGATCGAGAGACTGTTCCCCGAGGTCGACGCGCTTATCGTCGTGCCAAACGACAGGCTGCTCGACATCTCCCATCGGGCGACGCCGATCACGGAATCATTTTCCCTTGCCGACGAGATACTCCGCCAGGCGGTGCAGGGCGTTACCGACCTTGTCACGCGCCCCGGACTTGTGAACGTAGACTTTGCCGACCTTAAGACGGTCATGAAGGGCGCGGGACGCTCCGTGATGGGGATCGGCTCCGCAAGCGGCGAGGATTGTGTCATAAAGGCCGTGAAAAACGCGCTTGAAAGCCCGCTGATGGAATGTTCGATGTGCGGAGCGAAGGGCGTGCTGATGAACATCACTTACAGGGGCGAACTGCCTCTCTACGAAATAAGCCGCGCCGCGGAGCTTGTGGAAGATGTCATCTCCGACGACTCCAACTTTATCTGGGGCTGCGTCTCCGATCCGCTGATAGAAAATGATGTCGAGATAACGGTGGTCGCCGCCGGCTTCGACGAATCGCCGGCGCTGGACGTTATCCCGCAGGCGGCGAAAGAAGAAAAGCCCGCGGCCGCTCCTGAACCGGCGCTGACGAAGAGCGTCGCCGTGATTTATGAAGAGGCCGAAGCCGCCGCGCCGGCCAAAGAGACGGCCGAAACGGCGCCGGAGCCGCGGTATGAACGGCGCCGGCCGATTGAGCGGGATGCCCATGTCCCCGCCTGGCTGCTTGAGGAAGAACCGGCGGAGGTCAAGGCCGCCGACGGCCGGAGGCCGACGAACTACACAAGGCCCTCCGCATACGAAGCCTACGAAAACCCGACCTTCGTCCGCCGCGGAAACAGCCTGAAAAAGCCGCAGTAA
- a CDS encoding putative metallopeptidase — protein sequence MSVKTDAEFDYEICSSKIRPIAEALIKKYDELHHIDPDKILFVVNHKSAGSKKQMTLAKTTRISPKWTELIYQLGSCSYFYMIEFYAKTTATMDESQMVALVYRELRRIGPEGEILTPDVHDWWQILMGLGRKWFYPDSTCPNLLDDNVDWKKLMGTYYEEIHQGE from the coding sequence ATGTCCGTCAAGACAGACGCAGAATTTGATTATGAGATATGTTCAAGCAAGATAAGGCCGATAGCCGAGGCCCTCATAAAGAAATATGACGAGCTGCACCACATAGATCCAGACAAAATACTCTTCGTCGTCAATCACAAGAGCGCGGGAAGCAAGAAGCAGATGACGCTCGCGAAGACGACGAGGATCTCGCCAAAATGGACGGAGCTGATCTATCAGCTCGGCTCCTGCTCTTATTTTTATATGATAGAGTTTTACGCGAAGACGACGGCGACGATGGACGAGAGCCAGATGGTGGCGCTCGTATATCGCGAGCTGCGCCGCATCGGGCCCGAGGGCGAGATACTTACCCCCGACGTGCATGACTGGTGGCAGATACTGATGGGGCTCGGGCGCAAGTGGTTTTATCCCGACAGCACATGTCCCAACCTTCTCGACGACAACGTCGACTGGAAAAAGCTGATGGGGACCTACTACGAGGAGATACATCAGGGCGAATAG
- a CDS encoding IMPACT family protein produces the protein MADDRLSIFRAPRKDCDAEFTEKRSRFIGSVRIALNADEAAEMIKKFPELYPKANHHCWAYRIGGGAALEHCSDAGEPAGTAGRPILGAIKRHELTNTLIVVTRYFGGIKLGVRGLIDAYKAAAELAIERAGAVEMEFSNALLLRCGYDYSKTLSSTLRKWGFSEERVNVEYGAEVVMRLEVPFSMRAEIEAPLSEMAQRSFLTELRWDEVPLVRERWR, from the coding sequence ATGGCCGACGATCGGTTAAGCATCTTCCGCGCGCCTCGCAAAGACTGCGACGCGGAATTCACCGAGAAGCGCTCGCGTTTCATCGGTTCCGTGAGGATCGCGCTGAACGCCGACGAGGCGGCGGAGATGATCAAAAAATTCCCCGAGCTCTACCCGAAGGCCAACCACCATTGCTGGGCCTACCGCATCGGCGGCGGCGCGGCGCTCGAACATTGCTCCGACGCGGGCGAACCAGCCGGCACCGCGGGACGCCCGATCCTGGGGGCGATCAAACGCCACGAGCTTACCAATACGCTCATCGTCGTCACACGCTACTTCGGGGGGATAAAGCTGGGCGTGCGGGGATTGATAGACGCCTACAAGGCTGCCGCCGAGCTCGCCATCGAGCGGGCGGGGGCCGTGGAGATGGAATTCAGCAACGCGCTTCTGCTGCGGTGCGGCTACGACTACTCAAAGACGCTCTCCTCCACATTGCGCAAGTGGGGATTCTCCGAAGAGCGCGTCAATGTCGAATACGGAGCCGAGGTCGTCATGCGGCTCGAGGTGCCGTTTTCGATGAGAGCCGAGATAGAGGCTCCGCTTTCGGAGATGGCGCAGCGGTCGTTTCTTACGGAGTTGAGATGGGATGAGGTTCCGCTGGTGCGCGAGCGCTGGCGCTGA
- a CDS encoding HIT family protein, giving the protein MDKIFAPWRMQYILSNSDNNDPQEKGCIFCNFPKLDEDEKRLIVERGRYCFVIMNAYPYNPGHLMVVPYRHTADVTSLSAEEFGEMTALVQKSVKALTALMQPHGFNIGMNLGKVAGAGIDQHLHMHVVPRWNGDTNFMPVIGEVRVVSESLASAYSRLKAIWPTIG; this is encoded by the coding sequence ATGGATAAAATTTTCGCACCCTGGCGCATGCAGTATATACTTTCAAACTCAGACAACAACGACCCGCAGGAGAAGGGCTGCATCTTCTGCAATTTTCCAAAGCTTGACGAGGACGAGAAACGCCTGATCGTCGAGCGCGGAAGATACTGTTTCGTGATAATGAACGCCTACCCCTATAATCCCGGGCACCTCATGGTCGTCCCCTACCGGCACACCGCGGACGTCACCTCCCTCTCGGCGGAGGAGTTCGGCGAGATGACGGCGTTGGTTCAGAAATCCGTCAAGGCGCTCACCGCCCTGATGCAGCCGCACGGCTTCAACATCGGGATGAACCTCGGCAAGGTGGCCGGAGCCGGCATCGACCAGCACCTGCACATGCACGTCGTGCCGCGCTGGAACGGCGATACGAATTTTATGCCGGTCATCGGCGAGGTCAGGGTCGTCTCGGAGTCGCTCGCCTCGGCATATTCCAGGCTGAAGGCGATATGGCCGACGATCGGTTAA
- a CDS encoding lipid-binding SYLF domain-containing protein: protein MKFSRKIMIFALLALLVAGAAQAAFAETAHMRRIRLSADLINKMANEQDADALADVIKSGKGVAIFPAVTKAGLGIGGQTGEGVVFLRQSNGRWSGPAFMGISGASIGFQIGVQSVGLVLVITNEQGLRAFTGGNSFKLGADVAIAAGPVGRDASAATDGRAKASIYSYSMSKGLFAGISIDGSVINQNRDASKAYWGRDISAANALKKPATDKRVAPLIKALNNLVKKAPK from the coding sequence ATGAAATTCAGCAGAAAAATCATGATCTTCGCGCTGCTTGCGCTTCTTGTCGCCGGCGCGGCGCAGGCCGCCTTCGCCGAGACGGCGCATATGAGGCGCATCCGGCTTTCGGCCGATCTTATCAATAAGATGGCCAACGAGCAGGACGCCGACGCGCTTGCGGACGTCATAAAATCCGGCAAAGGCGTCGCCATCTTCCCCGCGGTGACGAAGGCTGGGCTCGGTATCGGCGGACAGACGGGCGAGGGCGTCGTCTTTCTCCGCCAGTCCAACGGCAGATGGAGCGGACCGGCCTTTATGGGGATATCGGGAGCTTCGATCGGTTTCCAGATCGGCGTGCAGTCGGTAGGACTGGTGCTTGTGATCACCAACGAACAGGGGCTGCGCGCCTTCACGGGCGGCAACAGCTTTAAGCTCGGCGCGGACGTGGCGATCGCCGCCGGGCCGGTGGGGCGCGACGCCTCCGCCGCGACGGACGGACGCGCGAAGGCCTCTATCTACAGCTACTCCATGTCAAAGGGGCTCTTTGCCGGCATCTCCATCGACGGCTCGGTCATAAACCAGAACCGCGATGCGAGCAAGGCATATTGGGGACGCGATATCTCCGCGGCGAACGCGCTGAAGAAGCCCGCGACGGACAAACGGGTAGCGCCGCTGATCAAGGCGCTCAACAATCTCGTTAAGAAGGCGCCAAAGTAA
- a CDS encoding lipid-binding SYLF domain-containing protein has product MKKLIGIFCFMIIAVFTVIFVNEAYAAETPLYMKRIDMAADLVNKMALQADAAGMADTIRSAKGVAVFPDVAKAGFIIGAEEGQGIVLLRTENGGWSGPAFMGVSGASVGFQVGAESIGLVLVINNDNGLHAFTGGNSFKLGADVAVAAGPVGRQFGASTNAPLKASLYSYSMTEGLFAGISVSGSVINQNRDLNLAYWGKRMTAQQALAEPATDSRILPLVNALNGLTEKGK; this is encoded by the coding sequence ATGAAAAAACTTATAGGAATTTTTTGTTTCATGATAATAGCGGTGTTCACTGTTATATTTGTCAACGAGGCCTATGCCGCGGAGACGCCGCTCTACATGAAGCGAATCGATATGGCGGCGGATCTTGTAAATAAGATGGCGCTGCAGGCGGATGCCGCGGGGATGGCCGATACCATCCGCTCGGCTAAGGGCGTGGCGGTATTCCCGGACGTTGCCAAAGCCGGTTTTATCATCGGAGCCGAAGAGGGGCAGGGGATCGTGCTGCTGCGCACGGAAAACGGCGGCTGGAGCGGTCCGGCCTTTATGGGAGTGTCGGGAGCATCGGTCGGCTTTCAGGTGGGGGCCGAGTCTATCGGGCTCGTGCTGGTGATAAATAACGATAACGGCCTGCACGCCTTCACCGGCGGCAACAGCTTCAAGCTTGGCGCCGACGTAGCCGTCGCCGCGGGCCCGGTCGGCCGGCAGTTTGGCGCCTCGACGAACGCGCCGCTCAAGGCCTCCCTCTATAGTTATTCGATGACGGAGGGTCTCTTTGCGGGGATCTCTGTCAGCGGCTCCGTCATCAATCAGAACAGGGACCTCAACCTCGCCTACTGGGGAAAGCGGATGACCGCTCAACAGGCGCTCGCGGAGCCGGCGACCGACTCGCGGATACTGCCTCTGGTGAATGCGCTGAACGGCCTGACGGAGAAAGGTAAATAG
- a CDS encoding phosphate ABC transporter ATP-binding protein → MENCAEIRGLRVSFNGETVLHGITADIPRHGVTVLLGRSGSGKTTLLRALNRLNESFAGYEGEGEVRLAIMGGMRPIYGSGAPDLTRIRRSVGMVFQSPNPLPLSFRKNMTLPLELTLNLKKDEAELRMEKSLRDVGLWDEVKDRLNRHAASFSGGQQQRMCLARTLALEPDILLLDEPTASLDRKSAELIEEHLDRLKDRIPVIMVSHSLAQARKLGARFKILSDGRIINELERDELPRGEAAEAFLEELL, encoded by the coding sequence ATGGAAAACTGCGCCGAGATAAGAGGGCTGCGCGTATCTTTCAATGGAGAAACGGTGCTGCACGGCATCACCGCCGATATTCCGCGGCACGGCGTCACCGTCCTGCTCGGACGCTCGGGATCGGGCAAGACGACGCTGCTGCGCGCCCTGAACCGGCTGAATGAAAGCTTCGCCGGGTACGAGGGAGAGGGAGAGGTGCGGCTGGCGATAATGGGCGGCATGAGGCCGATCTATGGCAGCGGGGCACCGGATCTAACGCGGATACGGCGTTCCGTCGGCATGGTCTTCCAAAGCCCGAATCCGCTGCCGCTCTCTTTCAGAAAAAATATGACGCTGCCGCTTGAGCTGACGCTGAATCTCAAAAAAGACGAGGCCGAGCTGCGTATGGAAAAAAGCCTTCGCGACGTCGGCCTCTGGGATGAGGTGAAAGACCGCTTAAACCGGCACGCCGCAAGTTTTTCCGGCGGCCAGCAGCAGAGGATGTGCCTCGCGAGGACGCTTGCGCTCGAACCCGACATCCTTCTGCTTGACGAACCGACGGCCTCGCTCGACAGAAAATCGGCGGAGCTCATCGAGGAGCATCTTGACAGACTCAAAGACAGGATACCGGTGATCATGGTCTCGCACAGCCTAGCGCAGGCGAGGAAGCTCGGAGCCCGCTTCAAGATCCTGAGCGACGGGCGCATAATCAACGAGCTCGAAAGAGACGAGCTTCCGCGCGGAGAGGCGGCCGAAGCTTTTCTCGAAGAGCTGCTATAG
- a CDS encoding PstA family ABC transporter permease: protein MKGRLLFCRMIAGAGALYVAGACGALIFFLADKGLPVLGTRLFFGDTPPLEAMMGLRPVWEGIWPAFAGTFCLVLLTMLMAAVPGIGCGIYLARFARGRTKETLSLAINLLASVPSIVMGLFGFVLILALRHTLAPGATTSISLAAFCLALLVMPALVVTTRSSIESLPPMLELTGASLGFSENQILRRLLVPAAARGILGGMILSMGRAAEDTAVIMLTGVVVNSGLPAGLAAKFEALPFLIYYTAAQYADESELLRGFGASLVLLLLSALLMGVAWLCQRGMERRWKGIY from the coding sequence GTGAAGGGGCGGCTATTATTTTGCCGGATGATCGCCGGAGCGGGGGCGCTCTATGTGGCCGGAGCCTGCGGGGCGCTGATTTTTTTCCTCGCCGATAAGGGGCTTCCCGTTCTCGGCACACGGCTCTTTTTCGGCGATACGCCCCCCTTAGAGGCGATGATGGGGCTCCGTCCCGTCTGGGAGGGCATCTGGCCGGCTTTCGCGGGCACATTCTGCCTGGTCCTCCTCACGATGCTTATGGCGGCGGTCCCGGGGATCGGCTGCGGCATCTATCTGGCGCGGTTCGCCAGGGGCCGCACGAAAGAAACGCTGTCGCTCGCGATAAATCTGCTGGCAAGCGTCCCCTCCATTGTGATGGGCCTCTTCGGCTTCGTGCTGATCCTCGCGCTGCGGCACACGCTGGCGCCCGGCGCGACGACGAGCATCTCTCTCGCCGCCTTCTGCCTAGCGCTGCTTGTGATGCCGGCGCTCGTCGTGACGACGCGCTCGTCGATCGAAAGTCTGCCGCCGATGCTTGAATTGACCGGTGCCTCGCTGGGTTTTTCGGAAAATCAGATCCTGCGCCGCCTGCTGGTTCCCGCCGCCGCCCGCGGCATTCTCGGAGGGATGATCCTCTCCATGGGGCGCGCGGCGGAGGATACCGCCGTCATAATGCTGACCGGCGTCGTTGTAAATTCCGGGCTGCCGGCGGGGCTCGCCGCCAAGTTTGAGGCCCTGCCTTTTTTGATCTATTACACCGCGGCGCAGTACGCCGACGAAAGCGAACTGCTGCGCGGATTCGGCGCCTCGCTGGTTTTATTGCTGCTCTCGGCCCTCCTGATGGGGGTCGCCTGGCTCTGCCAGAGGGGTATGGAGCGCCGTTGGAAGGGGATATATTGA
- a CDS encoding PstC family ABC transporter permease has translation MMIDSPNTPFWLRASAFYVTALLATVFVFITFCAAEGLFMSGPTLFTSVWHPETQEFGILPMIAATAALSLSSLAIGWLVAFGCICHIYGFGGKYSASLLSSLLRIMTAIPTVVYGFASVFLLVPLIRDGLGGSGFSWFTAALVLSLLITPTMVLTMESAVSQVARESGLTAEALGLSRAEHLVCVVLPACREWLWGAALLGFGRAAGDTMIPTMLAGNAVQYPTSPFEAIRTLTAHIGLVLSSDVGGTAYYSLFVAGGILLVLSTGANIIFRAVRRGRNTR, from the coding sequence ATGATGATAGATTCTCCAAACACCCCGTTTTGGCTGCGGGCTTCCGCTTTTTACGTCACGGCGCTGCTGGCGACCGTCTTCGTCTTTATAACCTTTTGTGCCGCCGAGGGACTCTTCATGAGCGGCCCCACTCTGTTTACCTCCGTCTGGCATCCCGAGACGCAGGAATTCGGCATCCTGCCGATGATCGCGGCGACAGCGGCGCTCTCCCTCTCTTCGCTGGCCATTGGCTGGCTGGTCGCCTTCGGCTGTATCTGCCACATATATGGTTTTGGCGGAAAATACAGCGCCTCGCTGCTTTCGTCACTCCTGCGCATCATGACGGCGATCCCCACGGTGGTCTACGGCTTCGCCTCCGTATTCCTCCTCGTTCCGCTGATACGCGACGGCCTCGGCGGCTCCGGCTTTTCCTGGTTCACGGCCGCGCTCGTCCTTTCGCTGCTCATCACGCCGACGATGGTGCTGACGATGGAGAGCGCCGTGTCGCAGGTCGCGCGCGAGAGCGGCCTCACCGCCGAAGCCCTCGGCCTTTCGCGCGCCGAGCACCTCGTCTGCGTCGTGCTGCCGGCGTGCCGGGAATGGCTGTGGGGAGCCGCGCTGCTAGGCTTCGGGCGCGCGGCGGGGGATACGATGATCCCCACGATGCTGGCCGGCAACGCCGTGCAGTATCCGACCTCGCCCTTTGAAGCGATCCGCACGCTGACGGCGCACATCGGGCTCGTGCTCTCCTCGGATGTCGGCGGCACGGCCTATTATTCCCTCTTCGTTGCCGGCGGCATATTGCTTGTGCTGAGCACGGGGGCGAATATTATTTTCAGGGCGGTCCGCCGCGGGAGGAATACAAGGTGA
- a CDS encoding phosphate ABC transporter substrate-binding protein: protein MKKFLIAAVICLFAATAFAASPLDVFKGRKGKIDIAGGTAHIPVMKEAAKRIMGVNPDIRITVAGGGSGVGVKQVGEGLVEIGNTGRPLKKDEVEKYGLETFPFAIDGVAVVVNPANKVAELSFEQLIDIYAGKITNWKAVGGDDAEINLYVREDGSGTREVFTDKAIKKGDVSAKANVVNSNGAMKTAVAKDARAIGYVGIGHIDSSVKAPKLAGMTATQENAASGKYTVVRDLFMNTKGKPAGLTALFIDYIYSPEGAQIIKDSGYIPLPRK from the coding sequence ATGAAGAAGTTTCTCATCGCGGCGGTAATATGCCTCTTTGCGGCGACGGCTTTCGCCGCCTCGCCTCTGGACGTTTTTAAGGGCCGGAAGGGCAAGATCGACATCGCCGGCGGCACCGCGCACATCCCCGTCATGAAAGAGGCGGCCAAGCGCATCATGGGCGTCAACCCCGATATCCGCATCACCGTGGCCGGCGGCGGCTCCGGCGTCGGCGTCAAGCAGGTCGGCGAAGGGCTCGTGGAGATCGGCAACACCGGCCGCCCGCTGAAAAAGGACGAGGTCGAGAAGTACGGCCTTGAGACGTTCCCCTTCGCGATCGACGGCGTCGCGGTGGTCGTGAACCCAGCCAATAAGGTCGCCGAGCTTTCGTTCGAGCAGCTTATCGACATCTACGCCGGTAAGATCACCAACTGGAAGGCGGTCGGAGGCGACGACGCGGAGATCAACCTCTACGTACGCGAGGACGGCAGCGGCACGCGCGAGGTCTTCACCGACAAGGCGATCAAGAAGGGCGATGTTTCGGCCAAGGCCAACGTCGTAAATTCCAACGGCGCGATGAAGACCGCCGTCGCCAAGGACGCGCGCGCGATCGGTTACGTGGGGATCGGCCACATCGACAGCTCCGTCAAGGCTCCCAAGCTCGCGGGGATGACCGCGACGCAGGAGAACGCCGCGAGCGGCAAGTATACCGTCGTGCGCGACCTCTTCATGAACACCAAGGGTAAGCCGGCGGGACTTACGGCGCTCTTCATCGATTACATCTACTCGCCGGAGGGCGCGCAGATAATCAAGGACAGCGGCTACATCCCTCTTCCCAGAAAGTAG
- the mscL gene encoding large conductance mechanosensitive channel protein MscL: MKGMLNDFKEFAMRGNVMDMAVGVIIGAAFGKIVTSLVNDVLMPPIGLLVGGIDFSNLFISLSGTHAATLAEAQAQNIPVIAYGVFINTVINFLIQAWAIFMVIKFANKLKAEKPAEPAQPPRLCPYCFSEVNEKATRCPHCTSEL; the protein is encoded by the coding sequence ATGAAGGGCATGCTCAATGATTTTAAGGAATTCGCCATGCGCGGCAATGTTATGGATATGGCGGTCGGCGTCATCATCGGCGCGGCCTTCGGCAAGATCGTGACCTCGCTGGTCAATGACGTCCTCATGCCGCCGATCGGGCTGCTGGTCGGGGGGATAGATTTTTCAAACCTTTTCATCAGCCTTTCCGGCACGCACGCGGCGACGCTCGCCGAGGCGCAGGCGCAGAATATCCCCGTGATCGCCTACGGCGTCTTCATCAACACGGTCATCAATTTCCTCATCCAGGCCTGGGCCATCTTCATGGTCATCAAGTTCGCCAATAAACTGAAGGCGGAGAAACCAGCGGAGCCGGCACAGCCGCCGCGCCTTTGCCCCTATTGCTTCTCGGAGGTCAACGAAAAGGCGACGCGCTGCCCGCACTGCACCTCGGAGCTGTAA
- a CDS encoding sodium:solute symporter family protein, whose translation MGAMDYLRTNSLDIIVLVLYFCVLIGNGIYFSCKKTRELKKAKGGDSGTDSFLVGGKSFGVFATLCTQGASMKGSGALLGYSGGAFVNGCGTLIPGQCYSLGAWFSIACGMARKLRKCADKLDISSIGDVFVARFEKPALRKLSGVAGAWLALSILCSQMAALGLLIHLMFSKYGMTYELALVIGIIVSFTYVSIGGLVSVVYNDVFQWLIMTPMIFIVLPGSMILMHGVTPQAMHSTLDAAQFFSLRPNMWWLGYLLSGLLASCCDVTHVQRFISAKDEKTSVKGSMLGFAYCTLFAGVVTFLGLGAAMLVDPAIIGKNTDGVLFALISEVLPHGLIGLFVAAILATTISTLDSYLQVCVLCLMVDIVEPALPETTTEKQKLFCCRLLTLLIAVAASLLVLQFKGILTIVAVGYSTFSSMMFLPFMCALYWKRCTGSGCVAGMVAGCLACSAGVYLKLPLPIVWGVAASLIAIAGVSFATASEQKPLLPGFNEHGQEIDHSVLKGCVFGTAGSLLISVGFGMYINWIYIIAGIIGMYLCVTMIDKAFKKYTLTA comes from the coding sequence ATGGGAGCAATGGATTACCTCAGGACCAACAGTTTGGATATTATAGTTTTGGTGCTTTACTTCTGCGTATTGATCGGAAACGGAATATATTTCAGCTGCAAAAAGACAAGGGAGCTGAAAAAGGCTAAGGGCGGCGATTCCGGCACGGACAGCTTCCTCGTCGGCGGAAAATCCTTCGGCGTCTTCGCCACCCTCTGCACGCAGGGCGCGTCAATGAAGGGCTCCGGCGCGCTGCTCGGCTACAGCGGCGGCGCATTCGTCAACGGCTGCGGCACGCTCATCCCGGGACAGTGCTACAGCCTGGGCGCGTGGTTCTCGATCGCCTGCGGCATGGCGCGCAAGCTGAGAAAATGCGCCGATAAGCTGGATATTTCAAGCATCGGCGACGTCTTCGTCGCACGCTTTGAAAAGCCGGCGCTGAGAAAACTTTCCGGCGTCGCCGGAGCCTGGCTCGCGCTTTCGATACTTTGCAGCCAGATGGCGGCTCTCGGCCTGCTGATCCACCTGATGTTCAGCAAATACGGCATGACCTATGAGCTGGCGCTCGTCATCGGGATCATCGTCTCCTTCACCTACGTCAGCATCGGCGGCCTCGTCTCCGTCGTCTACAACGACGTCTTCCAGTGGCTGATAATGACGCCGATGATCTTCATTGTCCTGCCAGGTTCGATGATACTGATGCACGGCGTTACGCCGCAGGCGATGCACAGTACCCTCGACGCGGCGCAGTTCTTCTCGCTACGGCCGAACATGTGGTGGCTCGGCTACCTGCTCTCCGGCCTGCTCGCCTCCTGCTGCGACGTGACCCATGTACAGCGCTTCATCTCCGCCAAAGATGAAAAGACCTCCGTCAAAGGAAGTATGCTCGGCTTTGCCTACTGCACGCTCTTCGCCGGCGTCGTCACCTTCCTCGGCCTCGGGGCCGCGATGCTCGTAGACCCCGCCATTATCGGAAAGAATACTGACGGCGTCCTCTTCGCGCTCATCTCCGAAGTGCTCCCGCACGGCCTCATCGGCCTCTTCGTCGCGGCGATCCTTGCCACTACCATCTCGACGCTCGACTCCTATCTTCAGGTCTGCGTCCTCTGCCTGATGGTGGATATCGTCGAACCGGCGCTTCCCGAGACCACCACGGAAAAGCAGAAACTCTTCTGCTGCCGCCTGCTGACCCTGCTGATCGCCGTGGCCGCCTCGCTGCTCGTGCTGCAGTTCAAAGGTATACTTACAATTGTCGCCGTCGGCTACAGCACCTTCTCGTCGATGATGTTCCTGCCCTTTATGTGCGCCCTCTACTGGAAGCGCTGCACCGGCTCCGGCTGCGTCGCGGGAATGGTCGCCGGCTGCCTCGCCTGCTCGGCCGGCGTTTATCTGAAGCTGCCGCTGCCGATAGTCTGGGGCGTCGCCGCTTCGCTGATCGCCATCGCCGGCGTCTCCTTCGCCACCGCCTCCGAGCAGAAGCCGCTGCTTCCCGGATTCAACGAGCACGGCCAGGAGATCGACCACAGCGTCCTCAAGGGCTGCGTATTCGGAACGGCCGGCAGTCTGCTCATCTCCGTCGGCTTCGGCATGTACATCAACTGGATATACATCATCGCCGGCATCATCGGCATGTATCTCTGCGTGACGATGATAGACAAGGCCTTCAAAAAATACACGTTGACGGCGTAA